A part of Ooceraea biroi isolate clonal line C1 chromosome 10, Obir_v5.4, whole genome shotgun sequence genomic DNA contains:
- the LOC105281521 gene encoding uncharacterized protein LOC105281521: MSEGADSVAQTCGNSLTTLGDESECESDATTATASPSPMQRLSTTQPPPPPSPPPLPLPPPPPPPPSSTTSTGRRPRFGTGGPPPSPYVWVDGRQLRSALAWTKKWPPRRVSFPSSDNHLVTGYLEPANPWRHAENVNREDLIFAYKESCARHSTEPLQTVLVQLENLDLSEDRCEELDLKGETLDQDHSEPLEEILKRIQFNKINLEGTSLNDESSVILFDMLEYYESARYLNISFNPEIGARGWQACSHMIKKTQCLEQLEARNIAFNEQNMNILSRALRLVCHLHVLKLENCGLSGRAIVILVTALKMNSGIRELYLADNGLDFHDAIQLGSLLRLNNHLQLLDISNNNVQDDGVRDILEGLINQVNEDKTGKGLGILILWNNGLTTKSSPYISRIIALSKTLETLNIGQNMLTDETLSIINESLKKNRVLLQLGMQSTELTCDGIIALAEIMETNQVLQRIDLRDNSIQMRGMGTLANVMKKNKTITQIDLDDRPRIRIDGPLHQYMELVTEIRSYCSKNEERRLLEESTEDTENPRLSNRLLNASSRKISLTCQTLPSPPSRSATSLTADEPARAMLEPKRTSGGRLRSPAPSPIPSPVASPIPSPSRNRFVVCRVPEASLRSTDSSASSSPVTPPSLGSSPCFFGTSGPSRFRVSVVESAGAGRPSSKSVVTSSSGSSVTIGFNVKVQAVDSDDSDSATKANTAIQAASEDTASVETLNVVPLVRETLQHEDNKVENKDRYEDVIKNKEMQSDERQVQTWREIDDVVIRSEDDKIVDEQLTRDEIVMTQSLQSERESRNIAMIRVDPHDEVMDRSNVTMGLEDTATTSDDTEAVGAYRIVYTSTKELQVPAYPNEDAASARMSVVEDKALNSVIKTSLDDTSKSCTDSDESSACVFANSSVSTASGGTSSVHATESHSQEQTNTSVQKHKSSLEKLLSLFQHSGQFFSDSTSAAADARSTLQEHVSGVIAFGDKLQQYLKEGRAKVTDGSWSLEHGSPSRNRSIKMNVTQLQNLTGIFSSFKLEPHVSLVDHNAKFFSQAKSQNTDIRRKDLERSSEIEVARVDEKSSFHQEILRNEEKLLDQERNQVTRNGVSNLFDQRQNQITKDDEKDLVGEAKDQINRDDEEDLLCRGNNQTARDNCEQKLFDQVSKSDNKDSFRVDQMRDRPVRIDEKNFEDREKKQIAESTNENFQIQKNDQGVQGTTQDLQNQQKSKVVSDEHNYATNNQEKVSARSSEDLEDAKGDRIAINDEKDATHNTRVDEKGDSVHKLQWSKTVSSDRPLPESVQSKDNFADNLVLDGDCVTVTNAMVSPLLTSESAACVAIKFTDIAEYPILQLSQADGTGCKNAKHLDGLSDDDGSRREDGDNAQDLEPIEHNNAERVKRDEAEILENNDAGCSKRKGAVEAANASTAMRTCDTTTTDSINQTSDSSFPICNIAHDRKTVDSVSTASAVESTLSHADGMLPMLLDDDRASLTSAENVGASTTMSKDVDDQVTSGACCIADQDGQRDFTKGNEKDSVEVLDDTCRDSAHRRSTSVNIKIESCVSETTRPASESQAVPEGHRERQSSFDTPNAEIHRIIPKYVDHVPEEAIDNGKLIDPSILVTSYETAASLVDKSDAEELIFCMTDISTDGTSVEDDLSPCVVSNNSPNDIIKVAEPFFELPVTRAVLTSTLLIENPEVTHRNSQDSGIEETVLAMEDAHPLPPPPPPARSSLQESVDSGIESECSSICNRVESVVSERALEATAISKRPRDDNGARERNDGSVGDEDDDGDDEDDGDDGGGNNDNDEFAKFTSDLLAKENDSVSGIAHSYLNSIKCTVVSTTHPVVERRADGMTTSGTSMGVVVATDESVARSAAPVIAHSPAALHGTSPK; the protein is encoded by the exons AGCGATGCAACAACGGCGAcggcgtcgccgtcgccgatGCAGCGGTTGTCGACGAcgcagccgccgccgccaccgtcaCCACCGCCACTGCCactgccaccgccaccgccaccaccgccgtcaTCGACGACGTCCACCGGCAGAAGGCCGCGTTTCGGCACCGGTGGCCCACCGCCGTCGCCCTATGTGTGGGTCGACGGTCGGCAGCTGCGGAGTGCCCTCGCCTGGACCAAGAAATGGCCGCCCCGACGCGTCAGCTTCCCCTCGAGCGACAATCACCTGGTGACGGGCTACCTAGAACCCGCCAATCCTTGGCGACACG CTGAGAATGTGAATCGCGAGGATTTGATCTTCGCGTACAAGGAGTCCTGCGCACGTCACAGCACCGAACCCTTGCAAACTGTTTTAGTTCAACTGGAG AATCTGGATTTATCTGAAGATCGCTGTGAGGAGTTGGATTTAAAGGGAGAAACCTTGGATCAGGATCATTCAGAGCCATTGGAGGAGATACTGAAGAGGAtacaatttaacaaaattaatttagaagGGACATCTCTGAATGACGAG AGTTCCGTAATATTATTCGACATGCTGGAATATTACGAATCCGCAAGATACTTAAACATTTCGTTTAATCCAGAGATTGGAGCGCGTGGCTGGCAAGCGTGCTCGCACATGATTAAAAAG ACTCAATGCTTAGAGCAGCTTGAGGCGAGGAACATAGCGTTTAACGAACAAAATATGAACATTTTGAGTCGTGCGTTACGATTAGTTTGTCATCTACATGTTCTTAAATTGGAGAATTGTGGACTTTCGGGCAGAGCGATCGTCATACTTG TTACAGCTCTAAAAATGAATAGCGGTATACGGGAACTATATTTAGCTGATAACGGGCTCGATTTTCACGACGCGATACAGCTTGGATCTCTCTTAAGGCTGAACAATCACTTGCAATTGCTCGATATTAG TAATAATAACGTCCAGGACGACGGTGTACGAGATATACTGGAGGGCCTGATCAATCAAGTGAACGAAGACAAAACCGGCAAGGGACTCGGTATCTTGATATTGTGGAATAATGGTTTGACTACGAAATCATCACCCTACATCTCAAGGATTATA GCATTATCGAAAACATTGGAGACTCTGAATATCGGTCAGAACATGCTGACGGACGAGACCTTGAGCATCATTAACGAATCATTGAAGAAAAATCGTGTTCTTTTACAATTGGGCATGCAATCGACAGAGCTTACGTGTGACGGAATAATTGCGCTCGCTGAGATAATGGAGACGAATCAAGTTTTACAG AGAATAGATTTACGAGACAACAGCATACAGATGCGCGGCATGGGTACTCTTGCAAATGTCATGAAAAAGAACAAGACTATCACGCAGATCGATCTGGACGACAGACCTAGAATAAGAATA GACGGCCCCTTGCACCAGTATATGGAATTGGTCACCGAGATCCGCAGCTATTGCAGTAAGAACGAGGAGCGTCGATTGCTGGAGGAGTCTACGGAAGACACGGAAAACCCGCGTCTCTCGAACCGGCTGCTGAACGCGAGCTCCCGTAAGATCTCGCTTACCTGTCAGACACTGCCAAGCCCGCCGTCGCGATCGGCGACATCGCTGACCGCTGACGAGCCGGCGCGCGCCATGTTGGAGCCGAAGCGTACTAGCGGAGGCCGTCTTCGTTCCCCGGCCCCAAGTCCTATCCCATCCCCCGTGGCCAGTCCGATCCCCAGCCCGTCCCGCAACCGTTTTGTCGTGTGTCGGGTGCCGGAGGCGTCACTGCGTTCCACCGACTCCTCGGCATCCTCCTCGCCAGTTACTCCACCCTCCCTCGGCTCCTCCCCGTGTTTCTTCGGTACGAGCGGCCCGTCGCGGTTCCGCGTGTCGGTTGTCGAGTCGGCGGGCGCCGGCCGCCCGTCGTCCAAGTCGGTCGTCACCTCCTCCAGCGGCAGCTCGGTCACGATCGGCTTTAACGTCAAAGTCCAGGCGGTCGACTCTGACGATTCCGACAGCGCGACCAAGGCGAACACGGCGATTCAGGCTGCCAGTGAAGACACAGCGTCCGTAGAGACGCTTAACGTAGTTCCGTTAGTAAGAGAGACTTTGCAGCACGAGGATAACAAAGTCGAGAACAAAGATCGCTACGAAGACGTAATAAAGAACAAAGAAATGCAATCTGATGAACGCCAAGTTCAAACGTGGCGCGAGATAGATGATGTCGTTATCAGGAGCGAGGACGACAAAATCGTAGATGAGCAATTAACACGGGATGAGATAGTAATGACGCAGTCATTACAATCCGAAAGAGAGTCTAGAAACATCGCGATGATACGCGTGGATCCTCACGATGAGGTGATGGATCGGAGCAATGTTACAATGGGTCTCGAGGACACCGCGACGACCTCGGACGATACCGAGGCAGTTGGGGCTTATCGCATCGTGTATACGAGTACAAAAGAGCTACAGGTACCTGCATATCCGAACGAGGACGCAGCTTCGGCGAGAATGAGCGTTGTCGAGGATAAAGCCTTAAATAGTGTGATAAAGACCTCCCTGGATGATACCTCGAAATCTTGTACGGATTCAGATGAGTCATCCGCTTGCGTTTTCGCGAATTCTTCCGTGAGCACCGCTTCTGGAGGAACGTCCTCGGTTCACGCGACGGAGTCGCATTCGCAGGAACAGACGAACACGTCGGTACAGAAGCATAAATCGAGTCTGGAGAAGCTCTTGTCGTTGTTTCAACATTCCGGCCAGTTCTTTTCGGATTCTACGAGCGCCGCCGCGGACGCGAGGAGCACTTTGCAAGAACACGTGAGCGGTGTGATAGCGTTCGGCGACAAGCTGCAGCAGTACCTGAAGGAGGGCCGAGCGAAGGTGACTGACGGTTCGTGGTCCTTGGAGCACGGGTCTCCGTCAAGAAACCGATCGATAAAAATGAACGTAACGCAGTTGCAGAATCTGACTGGCATATTTTCGTCTTTCAAGCTCGAACCTCACGTGAGTCTCGTTGACCATAACGCTAAGTTCTTCAGTCAAGCAAAAAGTCAAAATACTGATATTCGAAGGAAGGATTTAGAAAGATCGTCGGAAATTGAAGTTGCCAGGGTTGACGAAAAAAGTTCATTCCATCAGGAAATCCTAAGGAATGAGGAGAAATTACTTGATCAGGAAAGGAATCAAGTTACAAGAAACGGTGTGAGTAATTTATTCGATCAACGGCAGAATCAGATTACGAAGGATGACGAGAAGGACCTAGTTGGTGAGGCAAAGGATCAAATTAATAGGGATGACGAGGAGGATTTACTCTGTCGAGGAAATAATCAAACCGCGAGGGACAACTGCGAGCAGAAGCTGTTCGATCAGGTTAGCAAAAGCGACAACAAGGACTCGTTCAGAGTCGATCAGATGAGAGATCGGCCTGTGAGGATCGACGAAAAGAATTTCGAGGATCGGGAGAAGAAACAGATTGCTGAAAGTACAAATGAGAATTTTCAAATTCAGAAAAACGATCAAGGTGTTCAGGGTACTACACAGGATTTGCAGAATCAACAGAAGAGTAAGGTAGTAAGTGACGAGCACAATTACGCTACAAACAATCAAGAAAAGGTATCCGCAAGAAGTAGTGAGGACTTGGAAGATGCGAAAGGAGACCGGATTGCGATAAATGATGAGAAAGACGCTACGCATAATACACGCGTTGATGAAAAGGGAGATAGCGTGCACAAGTTGCAATGGTCAAAAACCGTATCTAGTGATCGACCGTTACCTGAAAGTGTGCAATCAAAGGACAATTTTGCTGATAATTTAGTATTAGATGGTGACTGCGTCACCGTGACGAACGCAATGGTTTCACCGTTGCTGACGAGCGAATCCGCTGCGTGTGTAGCTATAAAGTTTACAGACATAGCAGAATATcctattttacaattaagtCAGGCCGACGGCACAGGGTGTAAGAACGCGAAGCATCTCGACGGTctcagcgacgacgacggcagtCGTCGAGAAGACGGTGACAACGCGCAGGATTTAGAACCTATAGAGCATAATAACGCCGAGCGCGTAAAACGCGACGAAGCAgagattttagaaaataatgatgCAGGGTGTTCAAAGCGCAAGGGCGCGGTCGAAGCAGCGAATGCCTCAACGGCGATGAGGACATGTGATACTACCACGACGGACAGTATTAATCAGACTAGTGATAGTAGTTTTCCGATTTGTAACATAGCGCATGATAGGAAAACCGTAGATAGCGTAAGTACTGCGAGTGCGGTGGAATCCACGCTTAGCCACGCCGACGGAATGCTGCCGATGTTGCTGGACGATGATCGAGCATCGTTAACGTCGGCGGAAAACGTCGGGGCATCCACCACGATGTCGAAGGATGTCGACGACCAAGTTACCAGTGGTGCGTGTTGCATCGCCGATCAGGATGGTCAGCGCGATTTTACGAAGGGGAACGAGAAGGACTCGGTGGAAGTCCTCGACGATACTTGCCGCGATTCCGCTCACCGCAGAAGTACAAGTGTAAATATTAAGATAGAGTCGTGCGTGTCGGAGACAACGAGGCCAGCTTCGGAGAGCCAGGCGGTGCCGGAGGGACACCGCGAGAGACAATCGTCGTTTGATACGCCAAACGCCGAGATACATCGAATTATCCCCAAGTACGTGGACCATGTCCCTGAAGAGGCCATCGATAACGGCAAGCTGATCGACCCGAGCATCCTTGTCACGTCCTACGAGACAGCTGCGAGTCTGGTGGACAAGTCCGATGCGGAGGAGCTCATCTTCTGCATGACTGATATCTCGACGGACGGCACGTCCGTGGAGGACGATCTGTCGCCGTGTGTCGTGTCCAATAACTCGCCGAACGACATCATCAAAGTGGCGGAGCCGTTCTTCGAGTTGCCTGTTACCAGGGCCGTGCTGACGAGTACGTTGTTGATCGAAAATCCCGAGGTAACGCATAGGAACAGTCAGGATTCGGGAATCGAGGAGACCGTCCTAGCGATGGAGGATGCGCatccgctgccgccgccgccaccaccggcGCGCAGCAGCCTACAGGAGAGTGTGGACTCCGGGATCGAGTCCGAGTGCTCGTCGATCTGCAATAGGGTAGAGTCCGTCGTCAGCGAGCGAGCATTGGAGGCGACTGCGATCTCGAAGAGACCGCGCGATGACAACGGCGCTCGCGAGCGAAACGACGGCAGTGTAGGCGATGAGGACGATGACGGAGATGACGAGGATGACGGGGACGACGGTGGCGGCAATAACGATAACGATGAGTTCGCCAAGTTCACATCGGACTTGCTCGCGAAGGAGAACGATAGCGTGAGCGGCATCGCGCACTCGTATCTCAACAGCATCAAGTGCACGGTCGTCAGCACGACCCATCCTGTCGTCGAACGGCGCGCTGATGGGATGACAACGAGCGGCACGTCGATGGGAGTCGTAGTCGCCACCGACGAGAGCGTCGCTCGTTCGGCTGCGCCGGTGATCGCGCACTCCCCTGCAGCCTTGCATGGCACCAG CCCGAAATAA